From the genome of Brachionichthys hirsutus isolate HB-005 chromosome 9, CSIRO-AGI_Bhir_v1, whole genome shotgun sequence:
TCACGTTGccattctgcaaaaaaaaagaggacgtCCCTTGTGTGACGTCATATTACAGCGACAAGCGACAAAACACACGAGGATGTCTTACCCCACTCTATAATAACTTATTTCGGTGGTGGTTTTGTGTAACGTAGCTCACAGAAGCAGCTGTTTGGTCCTCGAGAACGAGATAGACCGGGAATGGCGGACTTTTCGTCCCTTGGCCTTTCGGACTGGCTGATAAACCAGTGTAAACAACTCGGAATTAGCAAACCCACTCCCGTCCAGGAACACTGTGTTCCAGTTATACTACAAGGTAAGAAAGCCTCTGTTAAACGCGCCGTCGGGCTACCTGtaatatgaaaataataaaaatggcaGTTCAACAAAATACTGTAATGTCAAATCCAGATTATTTATGTGTGCATTTAATGCATTCATAAAAACAATGCGTTCTAAAAAGCAGGCGTGAAGGACTTTAGGCAAACTAGTTGATTTAGGAGAGTTCTTCGTATTTCCTCTGGAGTCATCACAAGTTTGCGTGTGCGTTTCCATGCAGGTCGAGACTGCATGGGGTGTGCGAAAACTGGAAGCGGGAAGACTGCAGCCTTTGTGTTGCCGGTCCTGCAGAAACTGTCAGAGGACCCTTATGGCATCTTCTGCTTGGTGCTCACTCCGACCAGGTTAGAGCCGTGCAACGTCACAGAGGGCAAGCTGAGAGAGAATTAAGCGACTTATTTATAGCATTGCACTAAAGATTCATGATGAAACATGTCGTTTTTCTGATGCCATGCAGGGAGCTAGCCTATCAGATCGCGGAGCAGTTTCGAGTCCTGGGGAAGCCTCTGGGCCTGAAGGATTGCATCGTCGTTGGTGGAATGGGTAACACGCAGGTTTACTATCTGTTCGTGGAACAGCAGCTACCGACTCCAGATTAACTGGATTAATTTAGCGGGTGTCGCTCGGTTTGCAGGGCCCGATGAGATTTAATCGCCTTCGGCCGCGTGCTCCGTGTTGGTTTGCAGCACCTTCATTGTGCACGGCTGCGTGCTAACGATATCTGCACGTTACTGACAGACATGGTGAGCCAGGCCCTGGCGCTGTCCAACAAACCACATGTGGTGGTAGCAACGCCCGGACGACTGGCTGATCACATCCGCAGCTCCGACACCTTCAGCATGAGCAAGATCCAGTTTCTGGTGAGTTATTCCAGATATCTGGAATTAAAATTGACTTTAGATGTCAAGCAGTCCTTCTGTCATTCAGTAGTTCTGATTCAGCGTACTTTTGTGTGTCAGATATTGGACGAAGCCGACCGGCTGCTGGATCAGGGTTGTACAGATTTTACCAAAGACCTGGAGACGATTATGGGCATCTTACCTGCTAAACGGCAGACCCTGCTTTTCAGCGCCACGCTCACCGACACTCTGCAGGAGCTAAAAAACATCGCCATGAACAAACCTTTCTTCTGGGAGAGCAAGTCAGAGTGAGCAAACTCCTGCTGTGTACAGGCGTCGCTGAGAATTCCAGCCAGTTTGAAAAAAATTCAGCACAAAAAAGTATTTGTGCTTCGTTTTAGTTGCATTCTGAACTCTGACACGCGGCCCTCTTGTTAACAGGACACGGACCGTGGAGGAGCTGGACCAGAGGTACATCCTTACTCCAGAGAAAGTGAAGGATGCCTACCTGGTCCATCTGATCCAGACGTTTACTGATGAGCACGATGACTGgtccatcatcatcttcacaaACACGTGCAAGTAAGGAGACCAGACATGCCATGTGCTGTTCATCAAATTAACTCCGTCCCTGACACACACCCCTACAGCGccccccccttttctctcctagtttcattcacacattcagaATGAAAAAGCTCAAAACGTTTGAATTCTTTCACAGGAGCTGCCAAATCCTCAGCATGATGCTGCGGGAATTTAACTTTCCAACCATCCGCCTGCACTCCATGATGAAACAGGTGAGATTCAAGCCACTCACTCTGCAGCTCTGAATCTAGTTGATATTGCCGACGCCGATCGTGAATGCTTAAATCATTTTAAGCAACATAGGCCCGCTGCTTGAAGAACTTTTCCGATGCAAACGTTGCAATTAAAGCAGATTTTGCCCGTTGAATGGGGTTCGGAAAGTGTGACTGATCTGTGTCTTCACCAGAAACAACGATTCGCAAATCTGGCCATGTTCAAGGCCGGCGTCTACAAAATCCTGATTGCAACGGACGTAGCTTCCAGGTAGGGAGATCGGCTGAGCAGCTCGGCCTCAGGGACAATGAACTGTAACACAGACGGCTATAGACAATCTTCACGTTCGTTCGCAGGGGTTTGGATATTCCATCTGTCCAAGTCGTCATCAACCACAACGCCCCCGGCCGTCCAAAGATCTACATCCACAGAGTTGGACGAACGGCCCGAGCAGGTTGCCATTAGCAACTTTATCAAGCCCAACATCTAAATTCACCCGAATCTTTTCATGTCCTAGTTTAGCGCAGCTCAAACgagttctcttcctctccctgcaggCAGGAATGGCGTCTCCATCACATTAGTGACGCAGTACGACATCCACCTGGTCCAAGCCGTTGAAGAACAGATCCGTAAGTTATCAGCACAGGAATCCTGAGTTAAACTGTTGGGCACGTTCACCGCGCTGGGAAAGCCTCTGTGATAAGGTTCAGGGAAAACATACTCCCGTCTCAAACCCGGAGCAATCAGGAAGcttgaagaaaagaagaaaaacccaGTTCATAACCCAGGAAACTACTCACTTGTGTTTTCACAGAGACGAAGCTGAAGGAATATCCTGTGGAGGAGAAAGAAGTCCTGAAGATCCTCACCCAGGTCAACGTGACCAGGCGGCAGTGTGAGATCGTAAGCCCGCCTCTCTTCATGCTCCGTCTCACTTTGGTTCCCAGCAGGCTAATTTAGCCTCCGAACGTTTGGAACCAGAATTTGATTCATCCCTAAATTTTAAGAATTAATTTCTCTGTAAATCAATGTCAGCA
Proteins encoded in this window:
- the ddx49 gene encoding probable ATP-dependent RNA helicase DDX49, coding for MADFSSLGLSDWLINQCKQLGISKPTPVQEHCVPVILQGRDCMGCAKTGSGKTAAFVLPVLQKLSEDPYGIFCLVLTPTRELAYQIAEQFRVLGKPLGLKDCIVVGGMDMVSQALALSNKPHVVVATPGRLADHIRSSDTFSMSKIQFLILDEADRLLDQGCTDFTKDLETIMGILPAKRQTLLFSATLTDTLQELKNIAMNKPFFWESKSETRTVEELDQRYILTPEKVKDAYLVHLIQTFTDEHDDWSIIIFTNTCKSCQILSMMLREFNFPTIRLHSMMKQKQRFANLAMFKAGVYKILIATDVASRGLDIPSVQVVINHNAPGRPKIYIHRVGRTARAGRNGVSITLVTQYDIHLVQAVEEQIQTKLKEYPVEEKEVLKILTQVNVTRRQCEIKLEATDFDEKKEINKRKQLILEGKDPDLEAKRKAELEKIRSRKKLFKQKIRQSIQKQKHGRMKRKQKEALA